One Capsicum annuum cultivar UCD-10X-F1 chromosome 2, UCD10Xv1.1, whole genome shotgun sequence genomic window carries:
- the LOC107860231 gene encoding xyloglucan galactosyltransferase XLT2-like, whose translation MLPPYSGESPDADETLRKPPKSNNNDFIKNAVTNFQYQISTHPRFWLFTFFLFFQLLVLIFTRNSPFPFSVHSPPSPLPHFPTEIAVFADIQRPHEGGNVIYPFGDSECEYGRVYVYDLPSKFNEDLALLTCDDLDPWKWQCGLVTNDGYGKKSTELAGILPGNLSEAWYRTNQFSSEVIFHYRLLNYRCRTNDPESATAFYIPFYAGQAVGKYLWTDEIENRDLLSNKLLKWVQRQKYWKKYKGLDHFLTLGRITWDFRRLGDPEKLWGSTFLNRPQMRNVTRFTIEKAPWDANDISVPYPTGFHPHSVEELRQWQNFALSYNRTSLFTFIGAARGDIDSDFRSRLMSYCRNESDSCRVVDCAVIPCSNGSSEIQKALLSSDFCLQPKGDSLTRRSVFDCMVAGSVPVFFWRRTAYTQYQWFLPEDPGGYSVFIDPEAVRNGTASIKDILKSYSKDQVRKMREKVVETIPRIVYARPSGGLGTVKDAFDIAIEGVLKRVKDENEWKEYVDLHS comes from the coding sequence atgcTTCCTCCTTACTCCGGCGAGTCGCCGGACGCCGATGAAACCCTACGTAAACCTCCCAAATCCAACAACAATGACTTTATCAAGAATGCTGTAACCAATTTCCAGTACCAGATTTCTACTCACCCAAGATTCTGGCTTTTCACCTTCTTCCTCTTTTTCCAACTTCTTGTTCTCATTTTCACCCGCAATTCTCCTTTCCCCTTTTCAGTCCACTCTCCGCCTAGTCCTCTCCCTCATTTCCCTACAGAAATCGCTGTATTTGCCGATATACAGAGACCCCATGAAGGCGGAAATGTGATTTATCCCTTCGGTGATTCTGAATGCGAGTATGGTCGGGTTTATGTCTATGATTTGCCATCCAAATTTAACGAAGATTTAGCTTTGTTAACCTGTGACGATCTAGACCCATGGAAGTGGCAGTGTGGCCTTGTGACCAATGACGGATACGGAAAGAAATCGACGGAGCTCGCCGGAATCTTGCCCGGAAATCTCTCCGAAGCGTGGTACCGGACAAATCAGTTCTCATCGGAGGTAATATTTCATTACCGGCTTTTAAACTATAGATGTAGAACTAACGACCCAGAATCTGCTACGGCTTTCTATATTCCGTTCTACGCCGGACAGGCTGTTGGAAAATACCTTTGGACTGATGAAATCGAAAATCGTGATTTGCTTAGTAACAAATTATTGAAATGGGTTCAAAGGCAAAAGTATTGGAAAAAGTATAAGGGTTTAGATCATTTCCTAACTCTTGGTCGGATAACGTGGGATTTCCGGCGATTAGGTGATCCAGAGAAACTGTGGGGGTCCACTTTTCTCAATCGACCACAGATGCGGAATGTTACACGGTTCACAATCGAGAAGGCTCCATGGGATGCAAATGATATTAGTGTACCTTACCCTACTGGATTCCACCCTCACTCTGTGGAAGAACTCCGGCAATGGCAAAACTTTGCGCTCTCATATAACAGGACGAGTCTTTTCACCTTCATAGGTGCGGCGCGTGGAGATATTGACAGTGATTTCAGATCGAGGTTAATGAGTTACTGTAGGAACGAGTCGGACTCGTGCCGAGTTGTGGACTGTGCAGTAATTCCCTGCTCTAACGGTTCATCAGAGATTCAAAAAGCACTTCTGAGTTCGGATTTCTGTTTACAGCCGAAAGGAGATAGCTTGACTCGGCGGTCTGTTTTCGATTGCATGGTGGCCGGTTCAGTGCCGGTTTTTTTCTGGCGGCGAACGGCTTACACTCAGTACCAGTGGTTTTTGCCTGAAGATCCGGGGGGTTATTCAGTGTTTATAGACCCGGAAGCAGTGAGAAATGGGACGGCTTCCATTAAGGATATTTTGAAGAGTTACAGTAAAGATCAAGTGAGGAAAATGAGGGAAAAAGTAGTAGAGACAATTCCAAGAATAGTGTATGCAAGGCCAAGTGGAGGTCTTGGGACTGTGAAGGATGCATTTGATATTGCAATTGAAGGAGTATTGAAGAGGGTCAAGGACGAAAACGAATGGAAGGAATACGTTGATTTACACAGTTGA